A portion of the Naumovozyma castellii chromosome 2, complete genome genome contains these proteins:
- the SPO14 gene encoding phospholipase D (ancestral locus Anc_1.251) has protein sequence MGPLKEGSVIPGISEASELRKEEEIPIEDGRRGDVDTNMANQPDKHRKNVQKHINGSRDNISASSGSLFSPDQEATLKNLSFQGVPNSALSRPATNLNSIQSTNENTPYFPADLNRHGNVTRRSTGQIPHAQFKAGEGNNSTSKLEQRPTHHKRRSIIGSIDGRINTNNWGKEFGDAFKRLSVMSKLKLQKKYQAINEQLYDNEINEQDIPTQKLASDLIDSLLAGSPGALFASTIFLRDEHGNRRAPLLLAMLEVRVQPIYGPISSDSSGGEEDDEDEEEEEGGGNDTSITNRNQSNADVTHPTNENYSSHPRNEHADNNDISSRRTSLGSFQSKSKKKYVEKNNDYTMFNLNLEYGVGSRRQKWSIIKSYKEIATLHNTLKLIFLQQLAANKLYINNGKVGNIRLPKFPKFPKNALKRNHHLERRRSSTRENVNNTSGIGLSSSASTRFSSPSLNIESALSDNTSLSDSRHSSLFAFNINDIKMKHLDDLIAEEDTPYQPMHLRLERYLRLLNLALCLRPQANRLCEFYEFSPIGNLLSYENGYQGKEGSLHISSSAKTQGWRFSHLNTNDFKEMVERHTDKWFLVRHSYITYVSDLCSTTPLDVFLVDSMFKIHLPGFNKKKYEELMEADVDWSKAKSKKLSTKLLITLENSERKITLVCKSEYNMKQWSRSIKHMLKSTIWSQPHRFKSFAPVRKNAFCKYLIDGRDYFWALSEAIPMAEDVIYIHDWWLTPELYLRRPIDGNQEYRIDRLLKERAEKGVKIFIVVYRNVGTTVGTDSLWTKHSMLNLHPNIHLIRSPNQWKQNIFFWAHHEKFVVIDHTIAVVGGIDLCYGRYDTPQHALRDDIEDLKKQNFPGKDYSNARVSDFYALNKPFESMYDRKEIPRMPWHDVQMMTVGEPARDLARHFVQRWNYLLREKRPSRLTPLLTPANDFTKEELENSPFFQVLKGKSTCEVQIVRSAGAWSLGIKEIESSIQMAYLKLIETSQHYVYIENQFFVTSSSWDGVIIENKIGDALVDRIIRANNDGKVWKAIIVIPLMPGFDHPIDEAEASSIRVITQCQYQSISRGETSIFARLRKLNINPTNYIQFFSLRKWSTIGPHDKLMTEQLYVHAKILISDDRSCIIGSANINERSQLGDRDSEVAVVIRDTDLVKSKMNGQEYLAGRFAWEMRQRLMREHLGCDVDLVEVVERQFGKLEKFATDNFESLQTIGNSDVPFSDEEKIMSAMIELGYREVFDKEYSSEWYQLHKKGKQNESFIRTNINENVAEDFDEVSSVLDPLETTSGKMKLPKRKEYQTIYRNEYQAPLHSFNYRAGAENKGMREKKSVSTDARLEHNPEHTAEVNGDGPDGWKKVTPEFKESVTEQLREWAFRVLATKTVDGKKKPKHDFLPDSIDIERYLKDPSVTDLKKWDMLKRICYLQHLSYKIKMDKKEPSVPVEVEKDMGSIDINEDELDDDEVDELLAQIAPSICQGDTVTGQLLNLRFIDPYSFEDPLDVSFYEDIWLAIALRNTLIYRYVFHCQPDNEVQSWRDYKEFNKLFNEFSVEQNKSIERTAKRMATNSKASQTSSSSTESQDNLQIPKSENATIEKGEKVKDVPTEPGKDLLEEAQDKIKKEAVSRIKMRFSNSILYGFKPRIFTRYTARKMLERVHGHLVLFPTEWLSKELDSKNWFYSMDRLPPITIYD, from the coding sequence ATGGGGCCATTGAAAGAGGGTTCTGTAATTCCTGGAATATCAGAAGCGAGTGAGCTGCgaaaggaagaagaaatacccattgaagatggaaGGAGAGGAGATGTAGACACAAACATGGCGAATCAACCTGATAAACACAGAAAAAATGTACAAAAGCATATAAATGGTTCAAGGGATAATATATCTGCAAGCAGCGGTTCTCTATTTTCTCCAGATCAGGAGGCAACACTTaaaaatctttcttttcagGGTGTTCCTAATTCTGCATTGAGCCGTCCTGCCACAAATCTTAACTCTATTCAAAGTACCAACGAAAATACCCCATATTTTCCAGCTGATCTTAATCGTCATGGTAATGTTACGCGCAGGTCTACGGGCCAGATACCACATGCACAATTTAAAGCTGGCGAAGGGAATAATAGCACTTCTAAACTGGAACAACGCCCCACACACCATAAAAGAAGATCAATAATAGGCTCTATTGATGGTAGGATAAATACTAATAACTGGGGGAAAGAATTTGGTGATGCATTCAAGAGGCTTTCAGTGATGTCCAAATTAAAActacaaaaaaaatatcaagcCATAAATGAACAGTtatatgataatgaaatcaaTGAACAAGATATACCTACCCAAAAGTTAGCTTCTGATCTGATTGATTCACTTCTGGCAGGTTCACCCGGTGCTTTATTCGCTAGTACAATATTTTTACGTGATGAACATGGAAATAGAAGGGCTCCATTACTTTTGGCAATGCTAGAAGTAAGAGTTCAACCGATCTATGGTCCAATTTCGTCTGATTCATCTGGTGGCGAGGAAgatgacgaagatgaagaagaagaggaaggaGGAGGCAATGATACTAGTATCACAAACAGAAATCAAAGTAATGCTGATGTAACGCACCCTACAAACGAAAATTATTCTTCTCACCCTAGAAATGAACATGcagataataatgatatatCTTCAAGAAGGACAAGTTTAGGCAGCTTCCAATCtaaatccaaaaaaaaGTATGTGGAGAAAAACAACGATTATACAATGtttaatttaaatttagaATATGGTGTGGGATCAAGACGACAGAAATGGTCTATTATTAAAAgttataaagaaattgcAACTTTACACAACACATTGAAACTTATTTTTCTGCAACAATTAGCAGCCAATAAActttatataaataatggAAAAGTTGGAAATATTCGATTACCTAAATTTCCTAAATTTCCCAAGAATgcattgaaaagaaatcatcatttGGAAAGAAGGCGATCTTCTACCCGTGAAAATGTTAATAATACTTCTGGTATTGgattatcttcttcagcatCAACGAGATTTTCATCTCCATCTCTCAATATAGAATCTGCATTGAGCGATAACACTTCTTTATCTGATTCGCGtcattcttcattatttgcaTTCAACATTAATGACATTAAGATGAAACATTTAGATGATTTAAttgctgaagaagatacCCCTTATCAACCAATGCATTTGAGGCTAGAAAGGTATCTAAGACTATTAAACCTTGCACTGTGTCTAAGACCCCAAGCTAATAGACTTTGTGAATTTTATGAGTTTTCACCTATTGGCAATTTATTGAGCTACGAAAACGGCTATCAGGGAAAGGAAGGCTCATTACatatatcatcatcagcCAAAACACAAGGGTGGAGATTTTCACATTTGAATACAAATGATTTTAAAGAGATGGTGGAAAGACACACAGATAAATGGTTCCTTGTAAGGCATTCATACATAACATATGTGTCAGATTTATGTTCCACCACCCCACTTGATGTGTTCTTAGTCGATTCAATGTTTAAAATCCACCTTCCAGGtttcaataaaaaaaaatatgaagaGCTAATGGAAGCAGATGTGGATTGGAGTAAGGCCAAATctaaaaaattatcaaCAAAACTTTTAATCACTTTAGAAAACAGTGAGAGAAAGATCACACTGGTTTGCAAGTCTGAATACAATATGAAACAATGGTCAAGGTCAATTAAACATATGCTAAAGTCAACGATATGGTCCCAACCTCATAGGTTTAAAAGTTTTGCCCCCGTCAGAAAAAATgcattttgtaaatatcTAATTGATGGTCGTGATTATTTTTGGGCACTGAGTGAGGCTATACCCATGGCAGAAGATGTCATATATATTCATGATTGGTGGTTAACACCTGAATTATATCTAAGACGCCCTATTGATGGTAATCAAGAATATAGAATTGATAGACTTTTGAAAGAACGTGCTGAAAAGGGtgtaaaaatatttattgttgtttataGAAATGTTGGAACAACTGTCGGTACAGATAGTTTATGGACTAAACACTCAATGTTAAATTTACATCCCAACATACATTTGATCAGATCACCTAACCAATGGaagcaaaatattttcttttgggCTCACcatgaaaaatttgttgtCATTGATCACACAATTGCCGTTGTTGGTGGTATCGATCTTTGTTATGGTCGTTATGACACTCCACAACATGCTTTAAGAGATGACATTGAAGATCTTAAAAAGCAGAACTTCCCTGGAAAGGATTATTCCAATGCGAGGGTTAGTGATTTCTATGCTCTAAATAAGCCATTTGAATCTATGTATGATAGGAAAGAAATCCCAAGAATGCCCTGGCATGATGTTCAAATGATGACAGTGGGAGAACCAGCAAGAGACTTAGCCAGACATTTTGTTCAAAGATGGAATTACCTACTGAGAGAGAAACGGCCGAGCAGATTGACTCCGTTACTAACTCCTGCTAACGATTTTACAAAGGAGGAGCTAGAGAACTCACCATTCTTTCAAGTACTTAAGGGTAAATCAACTTGTGAAGTCCAAATTGTTAGAAGTGCAGGTGCTTGGTCACTAGGTATCAAAGAGATAGAAAGTTCCATCCAAATGgcatatttaaaattaattgagACCAGCCAACATTATGTATATATTGAAAACCAATTCTTCGTCACAAGTTCAAGTTGGGATGGTGtgattattgaaaataaaatcgGTGATGCTCTCGTGGATAGAATTATTAGAGCAAACAATGATGGAAAAGTTTGGAAGGCGATCATTGTAATTCCGTTGATGCCCGGATTTGATCATCCTATCGATGAAGCAGAAGCTTCTAGTATCCGTGTGATCACACAATGTCAGTACCAAAGCATATCCCGTGGTGAAACATCAATCTTTGCTCGTTTACGGAAATTAAACATTAATCCTACAAACTATATTCAGTTCTTCTCATTAAGAAAATGGTCCACGATTGGGCCACATGATAAACTGATGACTGAACAATTGTACGTACATGcaaagatattaataaGTGATGATAGAAGTTGTATCATTGGAAGTGCGAACATCAACGAAAGATCACAACTTGGAGACAGAGATAGTGAAGTGGCAGTAGTTATTAGAGATACAGATTTAGTCAAGAGTAAAATGAACGGTCAAGAATATCTTGCTGGCCGATTTGCATGGGAAATGAGACAACGATTAATGAGAGAACATCTCGGTTGTGATGTTGATTTAGTCGAAGTTGTGGAGAGACAATTTGGTAAACTTGAAAAGTTTGCAACTGacaattttgaaagtttaCAAACCATTGGAAATAGTGACGTCCCCTTTTCAGATGAGGAAAAAATCATGTCAGCTATGATCGAATTGGGATATCGTGAAGTATTTGATAAGGAATATAGTTCAGAATGGTATCAGCTTCATaaaaaaggaaaacaaaatgaaagTTTTATTCGTACTAATATCAACGAGAACGTTGCTGAGGATTTCGACGAAGTAAGCAGTGTTCTCGATCCATTGGAGACAACAAGTgggaagatgaaattacCAAAAAGAAAGGAATATCAGACCATCTATCGGAACGAATATCAAGCACCGCTACATTCTTTTAATTATAGAGCAGGTGCTGAGAATAAAGGTATGAGAGAAAAGAAATCTGTTAGTACTGATGCAAGGTTGGAACATAACCCGGAACACACAGCGGAAGTAAATGGTGATGGACCTGATGGTTGGAAGAAAGTCACTCctgaatttaaagaatctGTTACGGAACAATTACGAGAATGGGCTTTTAGAGTATTGGCGACTAAAACGGTAGATGGGAAAAAGAAGCCAAAACATGATTTCCTACCCGATAGCATTGATATTGAACGATATTTAAAAGATCCTTCGGTTACTGACCTCAAAAAATGGGACATGCTGAAACGTATATGTTACTTACAACACCTATCATATAAGATTAAAATGGATAAGAAGGAACCGTCCGTTCCTGTCGAAGTGGAAAAAGATATGGGCAGTATagatattaatgaagatgagcttgatgatgatgaagttgatgaGCTGCTAGCACAGATAGCACCCTCCATCTGTCAGGGAGATACTGTTACTGGTCAACTACTAAACTTGAGATTTATTGATCCATACTCATTCGAAGATCCCCTAGATGTATCATTCTACGAAGATATTTGGCTTGCTATAGCACTAAGAAATACCCTCATTTACCGATATGTGTTTCATTGTCAGCCTGACAATGAAGTGCAAAGTTGGAGAGATTATAAGGAATTTAATAAGTTATTCAATGAGTTTTCTGTGGAACAAAACAAATCAATCGAACGAACTGCAAAAAGGATGGCTACTAACTCCAAAGCATCACAAAcaagttcttcttctactGAGTCGCAGGATAACTTACAAATTCCCAAGAGTGAAAATGCTACAATTGAAAAGGGCGAAAAGGTTAAAGATGTCCCTACGGAACCTGGGAAGGATCTTCTAGAAGAGGCTCAAgacaaaataaagaaggAAGCTGTATCCAGAATAAAAATGAGATTTTCAAATAGTATCCTTTACGGTTTCAAGCCCAGAATTTTCACAAGATATACTGCGAGGAAGATGTTGGAGAGAGTTCATGGCCATTTGGTGTTATTCCCAACTGAATGGTTGTCCAAGGAACTAGATTCGAAGAATTGGTTCTATAGTATGGACAGACTTCCACCGATTACTATATATGATTAG
- the DAL80 gene encoding Dal80p (ancestral locus Anc_1.250), whose product METNQDSQKTVIQNENIENSYDMLCQNCSATRTPLWRRDLNGTVLCNACGLFLKVHGRPRPLTLKTDVIKSRKKRKNANFPNNKPTGPNSKIVKLPPLGNYTIEPKKDQNSRTLLSNKVFKPLLLPKLGNLQFYSNYTTASTIEHPSEKDTHLELVRLKTKIKELELVVEIYKKNIVDLSQKCIAMEIKLDDNNKQGLNS is encoded by the coding sequence atggaaactAATCAAGACAGCCAAAAGACCGTGATTCAAAACGAGAATATCGAAAATAGCTATGATATGCTTTGTCAAAATTGTTCCGCAACTAGAACACCTCTTTGGAGAAGGGATTTAAACGGAACAGTTCTTTGTAATGCCTGTGGCCTATTTTTAAAAGTTCATGGAAGACCCCGACCACTAACCCTGAAAACAGATGTTATTAAATCgagaaaaaaaagaaagaatgCAAACTTCCCCAATAATAAACCAACTGGACCTAATAGCAAAATAGTGAAGCTTCCACCTTTGGGTAATTATACAATCGAGCCCAAGAAAGATCAGAATTCAAGAACACTCTTATCAAATAAGGTATTTAAACCCCTTCTCTTACCAAAGTTAGGCAACCTCCAGTTCTATTCCAACTACACAACAGCGTCAACGATAGAGCATCCTTCAGAAAAGGACACACATTTAGAATTGGTAAGGCTGAAGACAAAAATAAAGGAGTTGGAGTTGGTTGtagaaatatataaaaagaatatagTAGATTTGAGTCAAAAATGTATTGCCATGGAAATAAAACtagatgataataataaacagGGGTTAAATTCCTAA
- the DID2 gene encoding Did2p (ancestral locus Anc_1.249), with translation MSRNPAAGLENTLFQLKFTSKQLQKQAQKAAKEEKTETNKLKKALNENEEIARIYASNAIRKKNERLQLLKLASRVDSVSSRVQTAVTMRQVSSSMAQVCKGMEKALANMNLQQITMVMDKFEQQFEDLDTSVNVYEDMGVNSDAMMVDNDKVDELMGKVADENGLEFKQSAKLDNLPEIEKPQAVSEEKEDKLAERLRALRS, from the coding sequence ATGTCACGTAATCCCGCTGCAGGTTTGGAAAATACTTTGTTCCAATTAAAATTCACTTCAAAGCAACTACAAAAGCAAGCACAAAAGGCAgctaaagaagaaaagacagaaacaaataaacTAAAGAAGgcattgaatgaaaatgaagaaatagCTAGGATATATGCCTCTAACGCTATAAGGAAAAAGAATGAAAGATTACAGTTATTAAAATTGGCTTCGAGAGTGGATTCTGTCTCTTCAAGGGTTCAAACGGCAGTGACTATGAGACAAGTCTCTAGTTCCATGGCACAAGTTTGTAAGGGGATGGAAAAGGCTCTAGCAAATATGAATTTACAACAGATAACAATGGTGATGGACAAGTTCGAGCAACAgtttgaagatttagaCACCAGTGTTAATGTATATGAGGATATGGGTGTAAATTCCGATGCTATGATGGTGGACAATGATAAAGTTGATGAGTTAATGGGTAAAGTCGCTGATGAAAACGGCTTAGAATTTAAGCAAAGCGCCAAGTTAGATAACCTTCCAGAAATAGAAAAACCACAAGCAGTTTCAGAGGAAAAAGAAGACAAACTTGCGGAGAGATTGAGAGCCTTGCGTAGTTGA
- the CCT7 gene encoding chaperonin-containing T-complex subunit CCT7 (ancestral locus Anc_1.248) — MNFGNRTPTIVVLKEGTDSSQGKGQIISNINACLAIQETLKPTLGPLGSDILIVSSNQKTTISNDGATILKLLDVVHPAAKTLVDISRAQDAEVGDGTTSVTILAGELMKEAKPFLEEGISSHLIMKGYRRAVSLAVAKIEELATDVSAEHQDSRELLERCARTAMSSKLIYANADFFVKMCVDAVLSLDRNELDDKLIGIKKIPGGAMEESIFVNGVAFKKTFSYAGFEQQPKRFTNPKVLSLNVELELKAEKDNAEVRVEHVSDYQAIVDAEWQLILDKLEQIQATGANIVLSKLPIGDLATQFFADRNIFCAGRVSSDDMNRVIQAVGGSIQSTTSDIKPEHLGTCEVFEEMQIGAERYNLFKGCPQAKTCTLLLRGGAEQVIAEVERSLHDAIMIVKRALQNKLVVAGGGAIEMEVSKYLRNYSKTIAGKQQLIINAFAKALEVIPRQLCENAGFDAVEILNKLRLAHSKGEKWYGVDFETENIGDNFSKFVWEPALVKINALQSATEAANLILSVDETITNKESGAPNAGMMPPQAGGRGRGLPMQ; from the coding sequence atgaaTTTTGGTAATAGAACTCCAACAATTGTTGTCCTTAAGGAAGGTACCGATTCCTCTCAAGGTAAGGGACAAATTATTTCGAATATCAATGCCTGTTTAGCAATTCAAGAAACGTTGAAGCCAACATTAGGTCCTTTGGGATCCGATATCttaattgtttcttctaATCAAAAAACCACTATTTCTAATGATGGTGCAACCATCTTGAAGTTACTGGATGTCGTTCACCCTGCAGCAAAAACATTAGTGGATATCTCTAGAGCTCAAGATGCTGAAGTTGGTGATGGGACTACAAGTGTTACGATATTAGCAGGTGAATTAATGAAGGAAGCTAAACCTTTTCTAGAGGAAGGTATTTCATCCCACTTAATCATGAAGGGGTACAGAAGGGCTGTCAGTTTAGCGGTGGCgaaaattgaagaattggccACTGACGTCTCTGCTGAACATCAAGATAGCAGAGAATTATTAGAACGTTGTGCCAGAACGGCAATGAGTTCAAAATTGATCTATGCTAATGCTGACTTCTTTGTTAAAATGTGTGTGGATGCTGTTTTATCTTTGGATAGaaatgaattggatgataaattaattggTATTAAGAAAATTCCAGGTGGTGCCATGGAAGAATCTATTTTTGTGAATGGTGTTGCATTTAAAAAGACATTCTCTTATGCTGGTTTTGAACAACAACCAAAAAGATTTACTAATCCAAAGGTGTTAAGTTTAAATGTTGAGTTGGAATTAAAGGCTGAAAAGGATAATGCTGAAGTACGTGTTGAACATGTCTCTGATTACCAAGCTATTGTAGATGCAGAATGGCAACTAATATTGGATAAATTAGAACAAATCCAAGCTACAGGTGCCAATATTGTGCTATCTAAGTTGCCAATTGGTGATTTGGCAACTCAATTTTTCGCTGATAGAAATATCTTTTGTGCAGGCAGAGTTAGCAGTGATGATATGAACCGTGTGATCCAAGCTGTTGGTGGTTCTATACAATCTACAACCTCTGATATTAAACCAGAACATTTAGGTACCTGTGAagtatttgaagaaatgcAAATTGGTGCTGAACGttataatttattcaaaggTTGTCCTCAAGCTAAGACCTGTACCCTTTTGCTAAGAGGTGGTGCTGAACAAGTTATCGCAGAAGTGGAAAGATCCCTTCATGATGCCATAATGATTGTTAAGAGAGCTTTACAAAACAAATTGGTCGTAGCTGGTGGTGGTGCTATCGAAATGGAAGTTTCCAAATATCtaagaaattattcaaaaactaTCGCAGGCAAACAACAACTGATTATCAATGCATTTGCCAAGGCGCTAGAGGTGATTCCAAGACAATTATGTGAGAATGCTGGTTTTGATGCagttgaaatattaaataagcTAAGATTAGCCCATAGCAAAGGTGAAAAGTGGTATGGTGTCGATTTTGAAACAGAAAACATCGGGGACAATTTCAGTAAATTTGTATGGGAACCTGCTTTAGTTAAGATTAATGCTTTACAAAGTGCCACTGAAGCTGCTAATTTGATTTTATCCGTTGACGAAACTATCACAAATAAAGAAAGCGGAGCACCTAATGCAGGGATGATGCCTCCTCAAGCTGGCGGAAGAGGTAGAGGGCTGCCAATGCAATGA